One part of the Moorena sp. SIOASIH genome encodes these proteins:
- a CDS encoding Gfo/Idh/MocA family oxidoreductase, producing MKETGVAILGAGRWGKHLIRNFLTHPDACLVAVVDPYPETLAAIKDKYNLAPEVRLATDWESIRNLRTIEAVVIATPAVTHYTLIKDALQQGKHVLAEKPLTLDVAECLELCHLAQEQQLQLMVDHTYLFHPAVKRAQEVVNSGCLGDLRYGYAARTNLGPVRQDVDSLWDLAIHDIAIFNHCLGQLPVQVQATGRVWLQFQKEFQVSNLPVEKEFQVTQLPVESSEDNQGCSQSLTPQQPANLQPDNLQPDNLQPDNLQPDNLQPPNLQPPNLQPDNLQPPNLQPPNLQPANLQPANLQPSTPQGLADLVQVTLTYPTGFQAFIHLCWLNPDKQRRLGIVGTQGTLIFDEMVAQAPLTIQHGYFEQNGEYFIPAGQHREVLDLESFEPLYSVCDRFLNSVRLSQPSSISSGWVGAQLVNILSCLSQSLHQGGVPVTVPQLPE from the coding sequence ATGAAAGAAACCGGAGTAGCGATATTGGGAGCAGGTCGCTGGGGCAAACACTTGATCAGGAATTTCTTGACACACCCTGATGCTTGCTTAGTGGCAGTGGTTGATCCATACCCAGAAACCTTGGCAGCAATTAAAGATAAATATAACCTCGCTCCTGAGGTACGTTTGGCAACAGATTGGGAATCGATACGGAATCTCCGGACAATTGAGGCAGTGGTAATTGCTACTCCAGCAGTTACCCATTACACCCTAATTAAGGATGCTCTACAGCAGGGGAAACACGTCCTAGCAGAAAAACCCTTAACCCTTGATGTCGCTGAGTGTCTAGAATTGTGCCACCTGGCTCAAGAACAGCAGCTACAGCTCATGGTTGACCATACCTATCTATTTCACCCAGCGGTCAAACGTGCTCAAGAAGTTGTGAACTCAGGATGTTTAGGAGACTTACGCTATGGATACGCTGCCCGTACTAACTTAGGACCAGTACGTCAAGATGTCGATTCTCTCTGGGATTTAGCCATTCACGACATTGCTATTTTCAACCATTGCTTAGGACAGCTACCTGTTCAAGTCCAAGCTACTGGTAGGGTGTGGCTACAGTTTCAAAAAGAGTTTCAAGTTAGCAACTTGCCGGTTGAAAAAGAGTTTCAAGTTACCCAGTTGCCGGTTGAAAGTTCTGAAGATAACCAAGGCTGTAGTCAATCACTTACCCCTCAACAACCTGCTAACCTTCAACCCGATAACCTTCAACCCGATAACCTTCAACCCGATAACCTTCAACCCGATAACCTTCAACCTCCTAACCTTCAACCTCCTAACCTTCAACCCGATAACCTTCAACCTCCTAACCTTCAACCTCCTAACCTTCAACCTGCTAACCTTCAACCTGCCAACCTCCAACCTTCAACTCCTCAAGGATTAGCTGACTTAGTTCAGGTCACACTTACCTATCCCACTGGCTTCCAAGCATTTATTCATCTGTGCTGGCTCAATCCAGATAAACAGCGGCGGCTTGGGATTGTAGGAACACAGGGAACCTTGATTTTTGATGAAATGGTTGCCCAAGCACCCCTAACTATCCAACATGGTTATTTTGAACAGAACGGGGAGTACTTTATCCCTGCTGGTCAACATCGTGAAGTTCTTGATCTCGAATCATTTGAACCACTTTACTCAGTATGCGATCGCTTTCTTAACAGTGTCCGCTTGTCCCAACCTTCATCAATATCATCTGGCTGGGTTGGTGCTCAATTGGTCAATATTCTTAGCTGTTTAAGCCAATCCCTTCACCAAGGAGGAGTGCCAGTTACTGTTCCCCAGTTGCCAGAATAA
- the rnc gene encoding ribonuclease III, whose translation MTIKDPRRQKQLEKLVQKLGLSKTTAVNWSLLDLALTHCSISAEHNYEQLEFVGDAVIRLASSEWLWENYPNSSVGEFAAIRSVLVSDRILSQLARSYGLERYLLVSNSAAGDKAGETSRLADAFEAVLGALYLSTHTLELVRPWLDPHLQKLTTEIRQDPARQNYKDALQEWTQAHYKLLPKYHLTENLQVHGANNRFTAQVWLQNRQLGEGTGRSKKAAEQAAAKQAFLELRGQK comes from the coding sequence ATGACCATCAAAGACCCCCGTCGTCAGAAGCAATTAGAGAAATTAGTTCAAAAGTTAGGACTATCTAAAACTACAGCTGTGAATTGGTCGTTGCTAGATTTAGCACTGACTCACTGTAGTATCTCAGCAGAACACAACTATGAGCAGTTGGAGTTTGTTGGTGATGCTGTTATACGTTTAGCTAGCTCAGAATGGCTATGGGAAAATTATCCCAACTCTTCCGTTGGTGAGTTTGCTGCCATTCGTTCCGTACTGGTAAGCGATCGCATTCTCTCTCAACTCGCTCGCAGCTATGGGCTAGAGCGTTATTTACTGGTTTCCAATAGTGCCGCTGGGGACAAAGCTGGGGAAACATCCCGGTTAGCTGATGCCTTTGAAGCAGTATTGGGAGCATTATATTTAAGTACCCATACCCTAGAATTAGTCCGTCCTTGGCTAGACCCTCACTTACAAAAACTGACTACTGAAATTCGTCAAGACCCCGCCCGCCAAAACTACAAAGATGCTCTTCAGGAATGGACTCAAGCTCACTACAAACTGCTCCCAAAGTATCATCTGACGGAAAACCTACAAGTGCATGGGGCAAACAACCGCTTCACTGCCCAAGTTTGGCTACAAAATCGACAATTAGGTGAAGGTACAGGAAGATCGAAAAAAGCTGCGGAACAAGCAGCAGCCAAACAGGCATTTCTGGAATTGAGAGGGCAAAAATGA
- a CDS encoding transposase has protein sequence MLRLTYEYKLIPSQKQIAVIEDILAVCRKVWNYALRERKDWYKSRKCAVNYCSLQHEYIIPVDQPYPNYKIQAANLTKAKKANPELKRINAQVLQQVLKTLDRAFKNMKEQGYGFPRFKNQYRMRSFVFPQFKTNPINNEWIKLPQIGLVKLRLSRPIPDGFKIKQVRIVRRASGYFAMLSLQSEVSIPDTPPRGHPLGIDVGLDKFLATSDNQLIERPRFLKKLHSKLKLLQRRLKLKKKGSKNKHKLNCQIARLHQKISDTRKDFHFKLANYLCDQAGMIFVEDLDFRTWAKGMLGKHTLDAGFGQFFDILAWVCWKRGVYFGKVDYRYTSQICPNCGINTGKKDLSERIHKCPECHYEINRDVSAAQVICQRGITAVGQIVLENDCVGGLSGVYNNLDKCFGSSKPKL, from the coding sequence ATGCTAAGACTAACCTACGAGTACAAACTGATTCCTTCCCAAAAACAAATCGCCGTCATTGAAGATATATTGGCGGTTTGCAGAAAAGTGTGGAATTACGCTTTAAGGGAACGAAAAGATTGGTACAAAAGTCGAAAGTGCGCAGTTAATTATTGTTCATTACAGCATGAATATATAATTCCAGTAGATCAGCCATATCCTAACTACAAAATACAAGCTGCTAATTTAACTAAAGCCAAAAAAGCCAATCCTGAACTCAAAAGAATAAATGCTCAGGTCTTACAACAAGTTTTAAAGACTTTAGATCGAGCATTTAAAAACATGAAAGAACAAGGATATGGTTTTCCTAGATTTAAAAATCAATATCGGATGCGATCGTTTGTATTTCCTCAATTTAAAACAAATCCAATAAATAATGAGTGGATTAAACTGCCTCAAATTGGATTAGTTAAACTGAGATTATCACGACCAATTCCAGATGGTTTTAAGATAAAGCAAGTTAGAATAGTTAGACGAGCTAGTGGTTATTTTGCAATGCTGTCTTTACAAAGTGAAGTCAGTATTCCTGATACTCCACCACGGGGTCATCCCCTTGGGATTGATGTTGGGTTAGATAAGTTTTTAGCAACTTCTGATAATCAACTAATAGAGCGACCTAGATTTTTAAAAAAGCTGCACAGTAAGCTTAAATTGCTACAACGCAGATTGAAGCTAAAGAAAAAAGGTTCCAAAAATAAACATAAACTAAATTGTCAAATAGCAAGACTTCATCAGAAAATATCAGATACCCGAAAAGATTTTCACTTTAAGTTAGCAAATTATCTTTGTGACCAGGCTGGAATGATATTTGTTGAGGACTTAGATTTCAGAACTTGGGCAAAAGGAATGTTAGGGAAACATACCCTTGATGCGGGTTTTGGTCAGTTCTTTGATATCTTAGCTTGGGTTTGTTGGAAACGAGGCGTATATTTTGGCAAAGTTGATTACAGATATACTAGTCAAATTTGTCCAAATTGTGGTATAAATACAGGCAAAAAAGATTTGTCTGAACGCATACACAAATGTCCTGAATGCCATTATGAAATTAACAGAGATGTTTCAGCTGCTCAAGTGATTTGTCAACGTGGTATTACTGCGGTCGGACAGATCGTGCTAGAAAATGACTGTGTAGGCGGGCTGTCGGGGGTTTACAACAACCTAGATAAGTGCTTTGGAAGCAGTAAACCCAAATTGTGA
- the mgtE gene encoding magnesium transporter — protein MTENQISLQTISRSELRQLVRSQLQILLEQGNLQGAKQVLVPVQPVDIAEAIEGLPEAMQVIAFRLLSKSEAIEVYENLDSSVQQSLVEKFKHQEVLDIVDKMSPDDRAKLFDELPAKVVRRLQSQLSPKERRATALLLGYEEGTAGRIMTPEYISLKENLTVSETLDQIRSLAKTSEVVYYLYITDNSRHLTGIVSLRDLVISSTETTMGEIMTRDVVYVHTYADQEEVARMIQRYDFLAVPVVDREQRLVGIVTVDDVIDILEQEATEDMYAVGGGVQSEGDNYFQTNLFTVARRRVVWLFVLLLTNTVTGTIIKSQESILQQVVALAAFIPLLTGTGGNVGAQSSTVVIRGLNTDEIRDLGPGQVIWREALAGLLLGVILGTMATGWAYWLQGDFLVALSVGTSLIAIALLASVAGSALPFLFRHLGLDPALMSAPFITTVVDVLGVLIYFNIAKSVLGL, from the coding sequence TTGACTGAAAACCAAATTTCCCTCCAGACAATCTCGCGTAGTGAACTGCGACAGCTGGTGCGTTCTCAACTGCAGATACTGCTGGAGCAAGGTAATCTTCAGGGTGCTAAGCAAGTGCTGGTACCAGTACAACCAGTAGACATTGCGGAAGCGATTGAAGGATTACCAGAAGCAATGCAAGTGATTGCCTTCCGCTTATTGTCTAAATCTGAGGCCATTGAGGTGTATGAAAATCTTGACTCCAGTGTCCAACAGTCTCTAGTTGAGAAGTTTAAACATCAGGAGGTACTGGATATCGTAGATAAGATGTCGCCAGATGATCGAGCGAAGTTGTTTGATGAGTTACCAGCTAAGGTAGTCCGACGCTTGCAGTCACAGTTAAGTCCCAAGGAGCGCCGAGCGACAGCTCTGCTCTTGGGGTATGAGGAGGGAACAGCAGGGCGAATCATGACCCCTGAATATATTTCCCTCAAGGAAAACTTGACGGTTAGCGAGACATTGGATCAAATTCGTAGCTTAGCCAAAACCTCGGAAGTCGTATATTACCTATATATAACTGATAACTCTCGACATTTGACTGGGATTGTTTCCCTGCGGGATTTGGTGATTTCTTCCACCGAGACCACCATGGGTGAAATTATGACTCGTGATGTGGTTTATGTCCATACCTATGCAGACCAGGAAGAGGTAGCACGGATGATCCAACGCTATGATTTTCTGGCTGTACCAGTGGTTGACCGGGAGCAGCGTCTAGTGGGTATTGTCACTGTGGATGATGTGATTGATATCTTGGAGCAGGAAGCAACAGAAGATATGTACGCGGTCGGTGGTGGTGTCCAATCGGAGGGGGATAATTATTTTCAAACCAATTTATTCACAGTTGCCCGCCGACGGGTAGTTTGGTTATTTGTCTTGTTACTCACTAATACGGTTACGGGTACGATCATAAAGTCCCAAGAGTCTATTTTGCAGCAGGTTGTTGCCCTAGCAGCTTTTATCCCTTTACTTACTGGCACTGGTGGTAATGTGGGCGCTCAGTCTTCTACGGTGGTGATTCGCGGCTTAAATACTGATGAAATTCGTGACTTAGGCCCCGGTCAAGTGATTTGGCGAGAGGCACTGGCGGGGTTATTACTAGGAGTAATTCTGGGTACGATGGCCACTGGATGGGCTTACTGGTTACAAGGAGATTTTTTAGTAGCCCTCTCGGTGGGAACGAGTCTGATTGCGATCGCACTTTTAGCATCAGTTGCCGGTTCAGCCCTACCGTTTCTGTTCCGTCACCTAGGCTTAGACCCAGCTCTGATGTCCGCACCATTCATTACAACAGTTGTTGATGTCTTAGGTGTGCTGATTTATTTCAATATAGCTAAATCAGTCTTAGGGCTTTAG